The genome window GACGCAGATGCGTTTCGCACACTGTCCATGCTGCAAGGGCGCGAGCACACCGTATACAGCGGAGTCGCGCTGATCGATGCATCCAATGGACGGGTGGAAGTTTCGCACAGTCTCACGAAAGTCCGGATTCGTCCTCTCACCCAATCGGAAATTGAATCTTACATCGCAACCCGAGAGCCGATGGATAAAGCTGGATCGTACGCCATCCAAGGGCTTGGTGCGACAATCGTGGAAGGTATCACCGGTGATTATTTTACCGTGGTAGGACTTCCGCTGCGTCTATTGGCAAGTATGCTTTCCCGCTTTGGAATCACGGTCTTGTAAGGCTTTGGTGTTTGGTTTCAAGCGGCAACGGCAGTACTTCATCTGTTCGTCCTCGATGCCAGCCGTTACCGATCAATGCGAATGGCTGGAGGTCGGTTTATTTTGGCAACAAATACCTGTAACAAAAACGCGATGAAAAACGTCCCTTACTATGACCGTCCACGCGAAAGACTGCTCCGCGATGGAGCGGTCCATCTGTCTGACACGGAGCTGCTAGCCATTT of Brevibacillus choshinensis contains these proteins:
- a CDS encoding Maf family protein, whose product is MMKTQTPLVLASSSPRRRELLQTLGIPFTVQTSDVDETTAPGLSPKEIVEELAVRKAQAVASTLADGVVLGSDTIVVLEDSILGKPVDDADAFRTLSMLQGREHTVYSGVALIDASNGRVEVSHSLTKVRIRPLTQSEIESYIATREPMDKAGSYAIQGLGATIVEGITGDYFTVVGLPLRLLASMLSRFGITVL